A region of the Hydra vulgaris chromosome 12, alternate assembly HydraT2T_AEP genome:
CCTATCAGTCATTCGCTTACGGGGAAATATAAATAAGGGTGGGGCATAAGTGCCACTTGCACTCATTGCACACACAACTGTCACGGTAGCGCCTCTTTCTCCACTAGTTATTTTCGAAACTTGTCGTTTGCCTTTCGTTGCAATTATTTTTCCTGGCTTATGGACATTTGTGATTCCAGTTTCATCCATATTCCAGAGCTGTTTGGCTAAAAAACTTATGTTCCTCAAATAATGATTGTATActgaaaaaaactgatttaCTTTTGGTTTATTGAAGCCAATGGCTCTGCTGATACTGGTAGCTTGTAGAGCTCGAATAGAAAGTTGTGGATTGCGAGACATGAATCCTCGCAGCTAATCCACTCCTGCCATTTTTGACTCTTTATTAAAAGGATTATTGATTCCCATTTGTTTAGCAAAATCATATGCTAGGCGACGCACATCTATTGTTGTCAAGTCAAATAATGCTGTTTCAATAATCTGAACTTGTGTAACAAACTTTAATCCAAATTCTTTACTAAAAACAGGAAATTTTCCACCCAGAGACAAACCACCAGCTACTTTTACTTTTCCATCTCGATGAcgttgtaatgtttttttattaatactaaattCTGATGCAACATTCTTTAGACTGCAGCCCATCTTTATTATATCTAATGCTGACTTTATTTTATCATTCGCCGCACCTCTCTGTGTTTTTCGCACATAATTTCTCAccattatttgtaatatttaaatatgtatctaaagaaatattaaaaccttaaaattttaattatataaacatacaaacaCATACACAGTATCATATAATTATTCaatacataattattttatacattacaTAACATCTATAACTTAACTCTCTTTGAGTTGAATAAGAACTTACTAAAGTTACATGTACATACAAAATTACTCAAGATTATTAACAATAACACGATGTTGCAATTATTACTATGATGTTGCATGCTAAACACAGCTccttttagtaaaaattgtattatgCACATGTAATAATATATGAAATTGTATTAATACAACTTCATTTAGCTGAATGCGAtgcatatttgtaaaatttttacaaatatgtaTTGAATTGCAGCAATAGCATGTGATACAGCTTCATTTTACTTAGCATATACATTATAacatatacttaatatataaaattattttaaaaagctatttataaatatgtataatagttatcatagaaatataaatataaatataaaccaataaataaaatataaaccaataaataaaatataaatataaaccaaCATATAAACATTGTCAATAACTAAATTAGTAAACGTTTTTATGTTCTAAACACACTTTAAAAATGGTAGAAATTCCGTAAAACCACGACGCAAGAAGCCCTTTGAGGGCATCTTACCCCACGTAACCGAGGACATCTTGCCTCATCTGTAGTGAGTGCAAGtttaattcaaacaaaattaattttgctaagttataaaatttcttgactatattttattgtgggATAAATTCTCTCTAAAACAATACATTTCTTACCTTAATCGTATAAGTATTGCCAATCCAATAAACACTCAAAGTTAGAAGCAACTTACTAACAAAATACTCCAAAAAGTAATAAACCGATTTAAACCTCACCTACcagcaatattaaaaacattttttattccacgattttgttttaactttatgaaTAGTATTATAGAGGGATAAAACATTACCGTTCTATGATGCTCTCACTTAAGCAAAAAGACTTCTTGCCCCACGGGTCATCTTGCCCCACCCTAccctatatatatttataacttagtaaataatatatatatatatatttatatatatatatatatatatatatatatatatatatatatatatatatatatatatatatatatatatatttataacttagtaaataaataaaaatttacatgacAGGAGCAAAAAGttgtcttatcattaagccctgTAATATATACCATACATAGCATAGCTTTTAAAAACCGTGTAAGataatacaaaatcttttaaatataatttaaattttcgtaaaaattatattttaaagaaagaaagaaagaaagaaagaaaaaaaaataataataactaaataaaaaaaaaattattttttatattttttcatcctagatctttttttttttataatttctataatttttataattttttctgttagaTAGAGAATaattgagaaaaatttatttttttaaatgcataataaaaaaaatatctagataacaaaaataaaaagataaaaagtgaATGCACTCACTCACATATAAATACATGGCAAATAATTAGGATTACTTTTTACataagatttcaaaaatatatagtataaatttttttacagccTCGCtaataaacaaatgataaaattaaatcgtgtaaaaatttacaatagaattttttttttttatgtgtatatatgaaattaataaatatattcataattataaaaatcaaatcataAGAGTACTCTTATTTAACgccttaaaagaaatttaattcattGCCGTTTAGTAGAAGAATTTGcctaagttttgttttaaatcggTTAAGCGAAGAGAGTGTTTTAAGATCATCATTTAAAAGTGTattccataatttaggtcctCGATTTGTTATTGAGTATTAAGTGGCTGAATAATTGGTTTTGGATTgactaaagttattttttgagaaTCTTGTGctgtatatatgatttatttttttaattattgaataaaatttatttttttaattattgaataaaataaagacaGTACcgtttttttatcaagtttaaacatatatacaagaatttgataaaggtttattttgaaaacatttaatataacgGGTCCgccaaataacttttttttttttgaaaatgctataaaaaaaactactgaaTATTTTCTCAAtcgtctttttttatttgaaagtacAATCCTTCCGGTtaataatggaaaataatttcaTTCAAATGGCTGCCTCGGCTGGCCATGCAGTAGCCTACACGATCGGTCCAATTTTTAAGCACATCGATTGTGTGCAGCTGTATTTTACCAATGGCTTCACGAATATTGTCCTTTAAAGCGTCAATTGTATCTGGCTTGTCGGCGTAACACTTATCTTTGAGGGCACCCCACAAATAATAGTCCAACGGTGTCAAATCGCAACTCCGAGGTGGCCAAACGACATCAGCTCTGCGGCTGATAATGCGATCTTCAAAAACAGGGCGCCAAACATCGAGTGTAGCTTCGGCTGGGTGGCACGTAGCGCCGTCCTGTTGAAACCAAATGTTGCCAATATCCTCCTCTTCGATTTTTGTGAACAAAAATTCGGTCAACATGGCCCGATAACGATCGCCATTGACTGTAACGGCCACTCCTTGCTCATTTTCGAAGAAAAATGACCCAAATATGCCTCTGAACCAAAATCCGCACCAAACAGTGACTCGTTTTGGGTGCATCGGCTTTTCAATGTATGCGTGCGGGTTTTCTGTGCCCCAAATGCGACATTTTTGCTTGTTTACATACCCGCCAAGATCAAAATGAGCTTCATCtgaaaagatgatttttttggCAAAATCGGTATCTTCTGTAAGTCGATCGCAGGCCCACTTAGCGAAGCGAAAACGCATTGGATGGTCAGTTGGCTTCAACTCTTGAACCAATTGGAATTTGTATGGCGTCATACCAAGGTCTTTATGCAAAATTCGTCTCAATGATGTCTCCGAAATGTTCAATTGTTGAGAACGACGGTGAATTGATGTTGATGGCGCTTCACGCACACTTTCTGCCACAGCAATATTCTGCAATATTCTCCGGTATACGCACTGTTTTTGGCTTTTCACGCTTTGGTTTATCGATGAGGATGCCAGTTTCTTTCACTTTTCTCACAAGATAACGAACATACGGAGCTGACGGTGCTTCTCTTCTTCCAAAATCCGTACGCAATTTTCGCACACATTCTGCAACATTACCATGATTTTCAAAGTAATGTCGCAATATTTCCCAGCGTTGTTCAAGCGTATACATAACCATATTCGTTCAGCGGAAGGATAAAACTAATTATCTGTCAAATCAGACATGAGCTAAGTGTTACCATTCACGAAATAAGCactagttgaaaaaaaaaaagttagatggCGGACCCGGTATTAAGttactaaaaagtattttgtacgGGAGAGTCGACCTTCATTTGTAATAATTCTaatagcatgtttttgtttgcagaaaagtttatttatttttgtaacgtTGGTGCTGtaccaagcaatatttgcatagtttaggtaacaatgtataaatgaaaactgTATGTATTTCAAGcaagattgtttaaaaaactgtttagcttTATTTAATGAGGTGTTTGTCAATGCAGGTTTAAATTTagcatcaaaataaaaaacagtgaGTTTAACAAGGAGAAATACTTGACTCCTAACAAATCAATATTGGAAAATGCTGAATTAACtgaaaaagaattattagaTGCTGtgaattcattaaaattaaacaaaatacacAGGCTTGATAATGTTAGTAGTAATGTtgtaattaaatgtattttctatattaaaaaagttctttggcatatatataatctttcgtttaaacaaggaatctttccaaataaacataaaattgtaAGGGTATACCAGTTTTTGAATCTGGAGATGATACTAGTATTTCTAACTACATACCTATTTCCATTCTTCCTTGCTTCTCGAAAAtactagaacgcattatgtataacaaattatactcacttttagaaaaaaataatactctTTATAACAAACAATTCGGCTTTAAAACAGGGAACTCTACTAATCATGCAACTCTTCATCTCattcagattatttttcaagGTTTTGACAAAAGCAAGTTCACTTTAGGTAATTTCATAGATCTTTGTAAGGCGCTCGTCACTGTTAACCAtagcattttaattaaaaaaattgtaaaactacggaatcaaaaatataaacatagctTGGTTCAAAACCTACttatttaatagaaaactaTATATTTCATTCGGCATAGAAATAACTAACATGTCAATTACTTGCGGCGTTCTTTAAGGATCTATAttaggaccacttttatttttaatctatattaatgatataaGCAAAGCTTCGAATGTTCTAGATTCTATCTTATTTactgatgacacaaatttattttgttctcATAGTGatataacaacattatttaaaacgATCAACATTGAACTTCTAAAACTAACCGAAtggttaagtaaaaataaacttacagttagtttaacaaaaaaactaattatactatttttcatcgcct
Encoded here:
- the LOC136087969 gene encoding uncharacterized protein LOC136087969; this encodes MTPYKFQLVQELKPTDHPMRFRFAKWACDRLTEDTDFAKKIIFSDEAHFDLGGYVNKQKCRIWGTENPHAYIEKPMHPKRVTVWCGFWFRGIFGSFFFENEQGVAVTVNGDRYRAMLTEFLFTKIEEEDIGNIWFQQDGATCHPAEATLDVWRPVFEDRIISRRADVVWPPRSCDLTPLDYYLWGALKDKCYADKPDTIDALKDNIREAIGKIQLHTIDVLKNWTDRVGYCMASRGSHLNEIIFHY